The Pseudomonas sp. R4-35-07 nucleotide sequence AAGCCTTCGCCTTTACGGCGTCTGGGGTTGCGTGCGGCCGGTTGGTTGCTGCTGGCGCTGTCGCCCTGGCCGGCGGTGGGCGCCATGGGCTGGGGCCAGGGGTTGGTGGAGTGGTGCGCGGTGTTGATGCTCAGCGCCTTGCTGCTGGTGCTGTTGCTGCCGTATCGGCCTCGGCTGGCGTTGAGCCTCGCGGGCATCGGCCTGCTGGCCAGCCCGGTCGCGGCGTTCGGCCTGTTCTGAGTTGCCCATGATGATCAGCCCTGCGCCGAAGCCTCAAGACCGTTCGCACCCGGACGCCGCCGGTGGGCGGGCGCATTTCCTGCAGGTGTTCCTGTCCCAGCGTTCGCAGATGGAGGCGCTGGTCAGCCGCCGTGTCGGTTGCCGCGCCACGGCGGCGGACCTGGTGCAAGACCTGTTCCTGCGCTTCTGGCGTCGCCCGCTGGTGCAGGTCGAAGAGCTCAGCACC carries:
- a CDS encoding DUF3325 domain-containing protein, whose protein sequence is MLLALLMCYAGFTALCLSTDRHHGELLRSKPSPLRRLGLRAAGWLLLALSPWPAVGAMGWGQGLVEWCAVLMLSALLLVLLLPYRPRLALSLAGIGLLASPVAAFGLF